From Saimiri boliviensis isolate mSaiBol1 chromosome 9, mSaiBol1.pri, whole genome shotgun sequence, a single genomic window includes:
- the LOC101032212 gene encoding LOW QUALITY PROTEIN: uncharacterized protein C20orf203 (The sequence of the model RefSeq protein was modified relative to this genomic sequence to represent the inferred CDS: inserted 1 base in 1 codon; deleted 1 base in 1 codon), with protein MFPRLVLNSQAQVILLPQPPKVLDYRHEPPRLASFPLTKTGRLSWEKSAAMPVLAGLTAHLWDLGGGAGGRGTSEAQRASRPQPSRQRQPPPPPPRHPGPYQERIWVGGEGWGEVGGPRLGKVGRRDREVGRGLRGGSAGRGRAVGGMPRMGTVGXFDQALSLPAWPSTRFPDFCLPSLPGKLPAPLISEQQPLPIHHRSLFN; from the exons atgtttcctaggcttgtcttgaactcccaggctcaagtgattctcctgcctcagcctccgaaggtgctggattacaggcatgagccacctcgcctggccagttttccctTAACAAAGActggaaggctgagctgggaaaAAAGCGCT GCCATGCCAGTCTTGGCCGGACTCACCGCCCACCTCTGGGACCTTGGCGGTGGGGCGGGAGGGAGGGGG ACCTCAGAGGCTCAGCGAGCGAGTCGGCCCCAGCCCAGCCGCCAGcgtcagcctcctcctcctcctccgcggCACCCGGGCCCTTATCAGGAAAGGATTTGGgttggtggggaggggtggggggaagtCGGAGGCCCCAGGCTCGGCAAGGTGGGCCGGAGAGatagggaagtggggagggggctgcGGGGCGGCTCTGCCGGCCGGGGGAGGGCCGTGGGAGGGATGCCTAGAATGGGCACGGTGG GCTTTGACCAAGCTCTGTCCTTGCCGGCTTGGCCCTCGACACGGTTCCCGGACTTCTGCCTCCCATCCTTGCCAGGCAAGTTGCCTGCACCTTTAATTAGCGAGCAGCAGCCTCTCCCGATTCATCACCGGTCGCTGTTTAATTAG